One genomic window of Choristoneura fumiferana chromosome 14, NRCan_CFum_1, whole genome shotgun sequence includes the following:
- the LOC141435243 gene encoding lanC-like protein 3, with protein MSFKKALKFFTSIKYIKKVLYSTSPFGVKMVRYFPNNFEDYKPGSSLAISKEEISPQIDDHVKIILKRLQPSRKHVEGGLYVGIAGVAYMFYYLSKNPLLSENKAMYLDKCRDYVKAMQETSAGDKTSFLLGDAGTYALTAVIKKELGDDSFIDALGNYKQLYNNYLNPKFLKCGGDEFFVGRSGYLAGALWMGCEMQMPIFTKSEMYKICDLIVASGKEYSKKHSSPCPLMYHYYNTEYLGAAHGISFILQMLLTVPGYIQYNSSASKDIKATVDYLVSLQTEEGNWPCCMEELGYREHKLVHWCHGAPGTIYLMAKAYLVYNEQKYVDACIRAGEVVWNKGLLLKGPGICHGIAGNAYVFLLLYRLTGNEKYLYRAKSFADFMNTEAFLADSRVPDNPETLYEGTAGTVCFLADLLVPDKAQFPFQDVFSDYQICAN; from the coding sequence ATGAGTTTCAAAAAAGCGTTAAAATTCTTTacttcaataaaatatataaagaagGTACTCTATAGCACGTCTCCATTTGGCGTTAAGATGGTCCGATACTTCCCCAACAATTTCGAAGATTACAAACCGGGGTCCAGCTTGGCTATTTCCAAGGAGGAGATAAGTCCGCAGATAGATGATCACGTCAAGATTATTCTGAAGCGGCTGCAGCCGTCTCGTAAACACGTGGAGGGCGGGTTGTATGTAGGAATCGCCGGCGTCGCGTACATGTTCTATTACTTGAGCAAAAACCCTTTGCTTTCCGAAAACAAAGCCATGTACCTTGACAAGTGCCGCGATTATGTAAAAGCTATGCAAGAAACCTCTGCAGGCGACAAAACTTCCTTTCTTCTTGGAGACGCCGGTACCTATGCGCTCACCGCCGTCATAAAAAAAGAACTCGGAGACGACAGCTTTATCGATGCTCTCGGCAACTACAAGCAACTGTATAATAACTACTTGAATCCCAAATTTCTCAAATGTGGAGGAGATGAATTTTTTGTTGGACGATCTGGATACCTGGCTGGAGCTTTATGGATGGGTTGTGAGATGCAAATGCCAATATTCACTAAAAGCGAAATGTACAAAATCTGTGATTTGATTGTTGCCTCGGGGAAAGAGTATTCCAAGAAGCATAGTAGCCCGTGCCCTTTAATGTATCACTACTACAATACGGAGTATTTGGGTGCTGCTCACGGCATAAGCTTTATTTTGCAGATGTTATTAACAGTTCCAggatacatacaatacaattccTCAGCTAGCAAGGATATTAAAGCAACTGTGGATTATTTGGTTTCCCTGCAGACTGAAGAAGGGAATTGGCCTTGTTGCATGGAGGAGCTTGGATACAGGGAACACAAGCTTGTCCACTGGTGTCATGGGGCTCCTGGCACTATATATCTCATGGCTAAAGCTTACCTTGTCTACAATGAGCAGAAGTATGTAGATGCATGTATAAGGGCTGGTGAGGTGGTTTGGAATAAAGGCCTACTTCTAAAAGGTCCTGGGATTTGCCATGGTATTGCAGGTAATGCCTATGTGTTCCTTCTGCTGTACAGGCTAACGGGTAACGAGAAATATTTGTACCGTGCAAAGTCATTTGCTGATTTTATGAATACAGAGGCATTCCTTGCTGACTCCAGGGTCCCTGATAACCCTGAAACCTTGTATGAAGGTACAGCTGGCACTGTTTGCTTCTTAGCAGATCTCCTTGTGCCGGATAAAGCCCAGTTCCCATTCCAGGATGTGTTCTCTGATTACCAAATTTGTGCAAATTAA